AAGGGAAGGTGTAGGTGTTCAGCCAGTCCAGCAGTTGCTCGCCGTAGGAGCCGATCATGCCGGTCTGCGGGAAATGGATATGGGTGTCGATGAAGCCCGGGGTGATCAGGGCGTCCTGGTAGTGCACCACTTCGATATCGGCGTCGAGGGTCGGCAGCAGGTCGGTGGCGTGCCCCAGGGCGCTGATGCGGCCTTCGTCGACCACCAGCAGGCCGTCTTCGTAGTATTCGTGGGAGGCCTCCAGGCCGACCTCGGCAGGGTCGGCGATGCTGTGCAGGATGGCGGCTCGGTAGGCTTTGCGGGTTGCAGTCATAAAGCGCTCGTCAAATGGCTTGGCTGCGCCGGGAGGGCGGCAGCAACTGGGCAATGGGGCCTGCATTGGCGCCAGCGTCATGCTGGCCGAAGCAGGCGTTGTAGGTGGCGATGATTTCGCCGGCGATGGACACCGCGATCTCGATGGGCAGCTTGCCCTTGACCTCCGGCAGGCCCATGGGGCAGCGCATGCGTGCCAGCACGGCATCGTCGTAGCCGCGCTCGCGCAGGCGGTGTTCGAACTTGACCCGTTTGGTCTTCGAGCCGATCAGGCCGAACCAGGTGAAGTCGTTGCGCTTGAGGATGGCGGCGGTCAGTTCCAGGTCGAGCTGGTGATTGTGGGTCATGACGATGCAGTAGCTGCCCGGCGGCAGTTCGGCCACTTCGTCGACCGGCTCCTCGCTGACCACCTTGGTCACCCCGTGGGGGATAAGCGCCGGGAACTCCTGCTCGCGCGAATCAATCCAGCGCACCCGGCAGGGCAATGCGGCGAGCAAGGGTACCAGAGCCCGGCCGACATGGCCCGCGCCGAACACCGCGATCTGCGCCTGCACCGGCGCCATGGGTTCGAACAACAGCACCGTGACGCCGCCACAGCACTGGCCCAGGCTCGCGCCCAGGCTGAAGCGCTCCAGATGCGGTGTGCTGCGCTGCTCGGCAAGCATCTGCCGGGCGATGTGCAGGGCCTTGAACTCCAGGTGCCCGCCACCGATGGTGTCGAACAGGTTGCTGGCACTGACCACCATCTTCGAGCCAGCGTTGCGTGGCGTCGAGCCGCGCTCCTCGATGATGGTCACCAGGATGCAGGGTTCGCCGCGGGACTGGTGGTCGGCGAGGGCATTGATCCATTGGTGCATGATGTAGCCTCTCTAAACCATGCTGAGGGCCCTGTAGGAGCGGGCTTGCCCGCGAAGAGGACGGTAAGGCCATCTTCACATTCGCGGGCAAGCCCGCTCCCAGGGAATCCCTCGCTGTCAGTGGGTGACGGTTTCCAGTTCTTGTTCGGTCGGCTGCTGTTGCGCCACCGCCTTGCGCATCTGCTCGCACCCCCACAGCACCCGCTCGGGTGTCGCCGGGGCGTCGATGTGCGGCTGCACGCGATAGTCGGCGAGGCTCGCCACCGCATCCTTGATCGCGCACCAGGCCGCGATACCGAGCATGAACGGCGGCTCGCCCACGGCCTTGGAATGGAACACCGTGTCCTCGGGGTTCTTGCGGTTTTCCACCAGCTTCACGCGCAGGTCCAGGGGCATGTCGGCCACCGCCGGGATCTTGTAGCTCGCCGGGCCGTTGGTCATCAGCTTGCCCTTGGCATTCCACACCAGCTCCTCTGTGGTCAGCCAGCCCATGCCCTGGATGAAGCCACCCTCGACCTGACCGATGTCGATCGCCGGGTTCAGCGAGTCGCCGACGTCGTGCAGGATGTCGGCGCGCAGCATCTTGTACTCGCCGGTCAGGGTGTCGACGATCACTTCGACGCAGGCGGCGCCAAAGGCGAAGTAGTAGAACGGCCGGCCGCGCGCCTGGCTGCGGTCGTAGAAGATCTTCGGCGTGCGGTAGAAGCCCGTGCTCGACAGCGACACCTGCGCGAAGTAGGCCTGTTGCACCAGTTGCTCGAAGCTCAGCAACTGGTCGCGCACGCGTACATGGCCGTTGCGGAACTCGACATCTTCCTCGGTGACCTGGTAGTGCCGTGCGGCGAACTCGGTCAGACGTTTCTTGAGGATCTCGGCCGCGTTCTGCGCCGCCTTGCCGTTCAGGTCGGCGCCGCTGGACGCCGCCGTTGGCGAGGTGTTGGGCACCTTGTCGGTGTTGGTGGCAGTGATCTGGATGCGGTTGAAATCGACCTGGAACACCTGCGCCACCACCTGGGCGACCTTGGTATTCAAGCCCTGGCCCATCTCGGTGCCGCCGTGGTTGAGGTGGATGCTGCCGTCGGTATAGATGTGGATCAAGGCGCCCGCCTGGTTGAGGAAGGTGGCCGTGAACGAGATACCGAACTTCACCGGGGTCAGAGCCAGGCCCTTCTTCAGCACCGGGCTGTGTTCGTTGAACTGGCGGATCGACTTGCGCCGCTCGGCATAGTCGCTGCTGGCTTCCAGGTCGGCGGTCATTTCTTCGAGCAGGTTGTGCTCGACGGTCTGGTAGTAGTGGGTGACGTTGCGTTCGGTCTTGCCGTAGTAGTTGGCCTTGCGCACCGCCAGTGGGTCGAGCGCCAGGTGGCGGGCGATGTGGTCCATCACCTGCTCGATGGCGACCATCCCCTGCGGGCCGCCGAAGCCGCGGTAGGCGGTGTTCGACGCGGTGTTGGTCTTGCAGCGGTGGCCGTTCACCGTAGCATCGCCCAGGTAGTAGGCGTTGTCGGAGTGGAACATGGCGCGGTCGACGATCGAGCCGGACAGGTCCGGCGAATAACCGCAGTTGCCGGCCAGGTCGAATTCGATGCCGTGCAGGCGGCCTTCATCATCGAAGCCGACGTCATATTCGACGTAGAACGGGTGACGCTTGCCGGTCATGGTCATGTCCTCGACCCGCGGCAGGCGCATCTTGGTCGGCTGCCCGGTGAGGCGCGCGATCACCGCGCACAGGCAAGCGGGGCTGGCGGCCTGGGTTTCCTTGCCACCAAAACCGCCGCCCATGCGGCGCATGTCCAGCACCACCTTGTTCATCGGCACGTCGAGCACTTCGGCGACCAGCTTCTGCACCTCGGTGGGGTTCTGCGTCGAGCAGTAGACGATCATGCCACCGTCTTCGGTAGGCATTACCGAAGAAATCTGGGTTT
The Pseudomonas putida genome window above contains:
- the xdhC gene encoding xanthine dehydrogenase accessory protein XdhC — translated: MHQWINALADHQSRGEPCILVTIIEERGSTPRNAGSKMVVSASNLFDTIGGGHLEFKALHIARQMLAEQRSTPHLERFSLGASLGQCCGGVTVLLFEPMAPVQAQIAVFGAGHVGRALVPLLAALPCRVRWIDSREQEFPALIPHGVTKVVSEEPVDEVAELPPGSYCIVMTHNHQLDLELTAAILKRNDFTWFGLIGSKTKRVKFEHRLRERGYDDAVLARMRCPMGLPEVKGKLPIEIAVSIAGEIIATYNACFGQHDAGANAGPIAQLLPPSRRSQAI
- the xdhB gene encoding xanthine dehydrogenase molybdopterin binding subunit; the protein is MSNHHAVKSQAEMAELFSQDLTSGVGRSVKHDSADKHVSGEAVYIDDRLEFPNQLHVYARTADRAHARILRIDTTPCYQFEGVRIAITHEDIPGLKDIGPVVAGDPLLAIDKVEFFGQPVLAVAARDLDTARRAALAAIVEYEDLEPVLDVVEALRKKHFVLDSHTHQRGDSAKALASAPHRLQGTLHIGGQEHFYLETQISSVMPTEDGGMIVYCSTQNPTEVQKLVAEVLDVPMNKVVLDMRRMGGGFGGKETQAASPACLCAVIARLTGQPTKMRLPRVEDMTMTGKRHPFYVEYDVGFDDEGRLHGIEFDLAGNCGYSPDLSGSIVDRAMFHSDNAYYLGDATVNGHRCKTNTASNTAYRGFGGPQGMVAIEQVMDHIARHLALDPLAVRKANYYGKTERNVTHYYQTVEHNLLEEMTADLEASSDYAERRKSIRQFNEHSPVLKKGLALTPVKFGISFTATFLNQAGALIHIYTDGSIHLNHGGTEMGQGLNTKVAQVVAQVFQVDFNRIQITATNTDKVPNTSPTAASSGADLNGKAAQNAAEILKKRLTEFAARHYQVTEEDVEFRNGHVRVRDQLLSFEQLVQQAYFAQVSLSSTGFYRTPKIFYDRSQARGRPFYYFAFGAACVEVIVDTLTGEYKMLRADILHDVGDSLNPAIDIGQVEGGFIQGMGWLTTEELVWNAKGKLMTNGPASYKIPAVADMPLDLRVKLVENRKNPEDTVFHSKAVGEPPFMLGIAAWCAIKDAVASLADYRVQPHIDAPATPERVLWGCEQMRKAVAQQQPTEQELETVTH